The sequence CCTAAATCCTGCCCGGTCTGCAATAGCTTGAACTGCAGTAGATCGTTGGCGATCACCGCAATGTCGTCGACGTTGTTGAAGAAGTTGGTGATTCCTTGGTCGACCACCGACGGCGTGATGTACTGGTAAGCCTTGGCCGCGGGTTTCATGGCATAGTCGTCCAGGGTATCGTTGAAACTTTGGACCCCGCGGTTCCAACCCTCCCAAGGGTCGCGCGGATCGTGCTTGGAGGCGGCACAGCCGGCGAGGCTCGCGGCGAAGGCGAAGCAGAGGAGAGGGTGGGGCCGGTAAGGTTGTTGGGCTGTTTTCATTGTTCTTGAGCTCGTGCTGAGTTCGGTCCGAATTGGGCACGGGCGGCGCAGGAGCGGTCGCGCGGCTTTCGGGTAGCCTTAAACGCTAGCAAGCGGAGAACTATAATGAGCTTGGAAATGCTAGTCGAGGAAAAAATACGCCGTCCGATGTCCATCCCGGAACGACCCGCCCTGGCTCGCCGGTTTCGCGGTTATCTGCCCATCGTGGTCGATATCGAAACCTCTGGTTTTAGTCCCCGGGAGCATGCCTTGCTAGAGATCGCCGCGGTGATCATGGGTATGGACGAGGCCGGCCACCTGTACAGCGTGGAAACCCATGCCGCCCAGGTCAAGCCGTTCCCCGGTGCCAAGCTCGAGGCCGCTGCCTTGAGCTTCAACAGGATCGATCCCCATCACCCGTTCCGGTTCGCCCTGGATGAAAAGGACGCGCTGCACAAGATCTTTGGCCCGATCCGGGCGGCGGTGAAGGCGCAGGGGTGTACCCGGGCCATCCTGGTGGGGCATAACCCGGCCTTCGATCTAGGCTTCCTGAATGCCGCGGTGGAACGGTCGGGTATCAAGAAAAATCCTTTTCACCCATTCACCACCTTCGACACCGCCACCTTGAGCGGCTTGGCCTATGGCCAGACGGTGCTCGCCAAAGCGGTCCAGGCGGCGGGCCTGGAGTGGGACGACCGCCAGGCCCATTCCGCCATTTACGACGCTGAACAAACCGCCCGGCTGTTCTGCGCCATCGTCAACCGCTGGAGCGAGCTGGTGGCGGGCGAAAGCCGCGGTTGCCCGCCCTCACCGTGAGCCTTCGGCGTCCTTGGCCGCGGCCAATTTCCGCTGCAGCTCGCCCTTTTCGAACAAATCCAACATGATGTCGCTGCCGCCCACCAACTCCCCGCGGATGTAGAGCTGCGGGAACGTCGGCCATTGCGAATAGGTTTTCAGGTTTTCCCGCAATTCCGGGTCGTCGAAGATGTTCACGTAAGCGTACTCCACCCCGCAGCGTTCCAGGATCTGGACCGCGCGCCCGGAGAAACCGCATTGCGGAAATTCGGGGGTTCCCTTCATGTAGAGGATGACCGGGTTTTCTCGGAGCTGTTTTTCGATGCGTTCGATGACGTCCATAAGCGAATTCTTCGGCTGCCATGGTGTGGATGAAATACAGAGCAAATCTATCAGAATTTCCCCCCGGGGAGAACGCCACCCGGAGCGCCCTCGCCGGCTTCCGCAGCGGTTGGGATGGCGCCCTTAAGTTTTCGTCGGGCCTCGGGGATAATCCCTAGAGAACGCTTCAACCCACGAAGGACTTGCCGCATGCACTCTATTACCCTCATTCCCGGCGATGGGATCGGCCCTGCGATCGTCGACGCCGCCGTCAAAGTCATCGAGGCCACCGGTGTGCCGATTACCTGGGACCGCCAGTTAGCCGGCATGGCGGCCGTCGAGAAGCTGGCCAACCCGTTGCCCGATGCTACCTTGGACTCCATACGCCAGCACCGGCTGTGCCTCAAGGGCCCACTCACCACCCCGGTGGGTGGCGGCTATCGCAGCGTCAACGTCAGTCTTCGGCAGACGTTCAACCTGTATGCCAACGTGCGGCCGGCGATCTCTTTCGAGGGTACCGCCACCCCGTTCAAAGACGTGAACTTAGTCATCATCCGCGAAAACACCGAGGGGCTCTATGCCGGGGTCGAGCACTTCATCAAGGTGGACGAGGAGCGGATCGCCGCGGAAAGCATCGCCGTCATCACCGCCAAAGGTTCCGAGCGGGTGATCCGCTACGCTTTCGAGCATGCCCGGAAGGCGGGGCGCAACAAGGTTACCCTGGTCCACAAGGCCAACATCCTCAAGTGCACCGCCGGATTGTTCCTGGAGATCGGCCGAGAGGTGGCCAAGGATTACCCGGACATTGAGTTCGACGACCGGATTGTCGACGCCTGCTGCATGCAGCTGGTGATGAAACCCCACACCTTCGATGTGATCGTCACCACCAATTTGTTCGGCGACATCCTCTCCGATCTGGCGGCCGGCTTGATCGGCGGCCTGGGTTTGACCGCCGGTGCCAATATTGGCCGGGATGCGGCCTTGTTCGAGGCGGTCCACGGGAGCGCCCCGGATATCGCCGATCTAGGCATCGCCAATCCGACCGCCATGATCCTAGCCGGCGCCATGTTGCTGGAGCACATCGGCGAACGATCGGCCGCGCGCAAGATCGAGCACGCGGTGCGGGCGGTGATCCGCGACGGGCGGGTGGTGACCCCCGATCTGAATCCCACCTCGGGCTATGGCACTCAAGACATGGCCGATGCCATCGTCAGTCGGATCAGCGAGCTGGATTGAGGCGTCGATGGGCGCGCCGCAACAGTTTCAAGACCTCCAGGTTGGCGGCGCACTCCAGGGCGCTCGGGCCGTCCCCGGCCTTCAGTTGCGGATCGGCGCCGGCTTGGAGCAGGAGGGCCACGATGGCGGTCTTGCCGCTGGAGGCGGCCTGCACTAGGCTGGTAGTCCCCGCCCCATTGGCGCGGTTGGGGTCGGCGCCGGCGGCCAGCAGCAGGGCGACGGTATTGACATCGCCGCTGCGGCAGGCGGCCCACAGGGCGTCATTGCCGCCGGGGTCGGTGCAGTTGGGGTCGGCGCCCGCGGCCAGCAAGCCTTGCACGAGGTCCGCCCGCCCGGCGCGGCAGGCTTCCACCAACGGCGGCGTTCCGCAGGGCAGGAGGGCGTTGGGGTCGTCGGGATTCCCGCCCCGTTCCAATAGCCACGCGGCGGCGGGGTCGGTGCGGACGATTGCCGGGCCGGGACGCTGGATTTCCGCCCCGCTGGCATGCCAGGCGTGGAATCCCCCCTCGAGGCTATAAACCTCCCGGAACCCGCGCTCGGCAAACAGCTGGGCGAAGTCGCGGCTACTGTGGCCGCGGTAGCAGTAGATCAACAGCGGGGTGTCGCGGCGGAAGCGGCGTACCGCGGCGTTGATGGTCGCCAAGGTGGCGTGGATCGCGTCGGGAATCCGTGCGTCGCTGTAGGCTCGGGCGTCGCGCACGTCGAGGATCACCGGGGACCGTTCCCGGATCAACCGTCTCGCCGCTTCGGCGGTGATCTGTTCAACCATGGTTCGCTGGGCACGCTGCGGCCGAATCTCACACCCTCCGGGGCGGCTTGGGGAGCGAAGCCGCCCGGGTCTCGGCTTGCTATAAGCAAGTTTCTTGCCGAACATCTTGGAAGGCTTTGCAGGTAGGCGGGAAGCCGGACGGAACGAGCGCCCGGACCCGGGAAAACCCCATAGGACGCCCGTGAATGGTGCGGAATTGATTCGTCCGGGAGCGAGCTCGCTCAGGTCGCGGTGATCTGGCTACGGGCTTTCAGCCAATCGGCGATGGCCGGTGGAATGTCCTTCTGTGCTCGGCCGCTGACATAGATCCCGATGTGCCCCCCCTTGAACACCACGGCGGAATAATCGTCGGTGCCGACATAGTGTTCCAAGGGGATGGAGGCGGAGGGCGGGACCAGGTGGTCCTCGCTGGCGTAGATGTTCAACACCGGCATGGTGATGTTGGCCAGTTTGACTACCCCCTTGCCGATTTCCAAGGTGCCTTGGATCAGCCGGTTTTCCTGATAGAAATACTTGATGAACTGGCGGAACATCTCGCCGGGCTGATCCGGGCTGTCGAAGATCCATTTCTCCATGCGCAGGAAATTTTCCAGCTTCTCCCGGTCCTCGAGGATATCGGCCATGTCCACGTATTTCTGACCGGTGAGCCGGAACGGCTTCAAGGATAGAAAACTCCAGTTGAGCAGCTCGCCGGGGATGTTGCCGAGGGTGTCCACCATGAGATCCACATCCAGGTCGCGGTACCACAGGCTGAGCATGTTGTCCGGGGTGTGGAAGTCCACCGGCGTGACCATGGTGATCAGGTTGCGCACCCGCTCCGGATGCAGGGCCGCGAAGCACAGGCTCAGGGTACCGCCCTGGCAGATCCCAAGCAGGTTGAGGCTGGTCAGGCCATGGTGCTGGCAGATGAAGTCGACACAGCGGCGAATGTAGCGATTGACGTAATCGTCCAGTTCCAGGTAACGGTCGGCGCCGTCGGGATAGCCCCAGTCGATCAGGTAGACATCGATGCCCTGGTCCAGCAGGCCGCGGACCAGCGATCGGTCCTCCTGGAGGTCGGTCATGTAGGGGCGATTGACCAGGGCATAGACGATCAACAGCGGGACCGCCAAGGGTTCCGGTACCCGCGGCCGGTAGCGGTAGAGCACCAGCTTGTCTTCCCGATAGACCGGATCCTTGGCGCTCGCCTCCACCTCGATGCCACCGATCTGGCGGAGGATCGCCAGCCCGGAAAGTAGGCGGCGGTTGAATTCCAATAGCTCGTTGGTAATCCGGTCGGGGCGCAGCATGTTCGGTACTCCTTTTATAGACGGTCAGGTTCCGGTCTGGGCGTCATCCTTGGCTGGCACAGCCTGGGTGGCCCCTTCGAGCGCCTGGCGGAGGGTTTCCACTTCGCCCCGCAGGGCGGACAGCTCCTCGCGCAACCCGCTGGCATCCGCCCGTTCCAGCGCCCGTTCGGCTTCCCACACCCGCCGGTGCAATTGATGGAGGCGACGGTGGCTGGTATCGAGCTCGCGCCGGGTGGGCATGTTGAGGGCGCTTTGCAACTCCTCCACCATCTTCTGCTCCTGCTTCTTGAGCGCGAACAGGGTGTTGGTGAGGCGCGTTTGGGCGCTGATGAAGGGCGGCGAGACGGCGATTTGGCCGTACGCTTCCTCGCAGCTGTCGATCCACAGGTTGTAGAGCGCCCGTAGGCTGTCCGGCGGATCGTGGTCCTTGAGCCGGTTTTGCAAGGCTGCGCCGAACAGCTCCACCGAGCGCAGGTGGATTTCCACCAGCACCGTGCCGTATTCCTGCAGCGCCTGCTGGTGATCCAGCCACAGCAGGCTCCAGCGCTGCAGCTCCTCCTGCCATTCGCGGGTGTAGCCCACGGTCGGCATGGACAGGAAGCCCACCATCCCCCGGTGCAGGCTTTCCGGACCATAGGCCGAGCCGGGACCCCGGGCCGCCTTTTCCATGTCGCCTGGCAGCACCGAAAAGGCCGAGCAGACCCGCCGCCAATTGTCCAGCGGGATGCCCCACAGGGTGGCCAGGCCGCTCCAGGGATCCTTGCCAGTGCGCAGCTGTTCGCCGAATTCGACCAGCCGGTCGCGGAAATCCTGCCTAAGCGCATCCCAGGGATGCCGAGTTCCTTCTGCCGCCGCCTGGGTGGCCGCCAGGGTGCCCCACAGGCTATCGGCCAGGTGCAAGAAGCCGCGGTTGGCGTCCAGCCACCG is a genomic window of Candidatus Methylocalor cossyra containing:
- the phaE gene encoding class III poly(R)-hydroxyalkanoic acid synthase subunit PhaE; the encoded protein is MNTNASSAPSGTPAWTELWLDAQRQYWNTWLDLSRRIAESASPDTDTGPADLWKRTLELWFGAPRAAQEEGGESPADPLRQWMQVWTEAQRNWWKLWLESVPRTAGAEAGREETADNATWTRVQELWTQWLTPLMPTQARDWVSRWLDANRGFLHLADSLWGTLAATQAAAEGTRHPWDALRQDFRDRLVEFGEQLRTGKDPWSGLATLWGIPLDNWRRVCSAFSVLPGDMEKAARGPGSAYGPESLHRGMVGFLSMPTVGYTREWQEELQRWSLLWLDHQQALQEYGTVLVEIHLRSVELFGAALQNRLKDHDPPDSLRALYNLWIDSCEEAYGQIAVSPPFISAQTRLTNTLFALKKQEQKMVEELQSALNMPTRRELDTSHRRLHQLHRRVWEAERALERADASGLREELSALRGEVETLRQALEGATQAVPAKDDAQTGT
- a CDS encoding class III poly(R)-hydroxyalkanoic acid synthase subunit PhaC, whose translation is MLRPDRITNELLEFNRRLLSGLAILRQIGGIEVEASAKDPVYREDKLVLYRYRPRVPEPLAVPLLIVYALVNRPYMTDLQEDRSLVRGLLDQGIDVYLIDWGYPDGADRYLELDDYVNRYIRRCVDFICQHHGLTSLNLLGICQGGTLSLCFAALHPERVRNLITMVTPVDFHTPDNMLSLWYRDLDVDLMVDTLGNIPGELLNWSFLSLKPFRLTGQKYVDMADILEDREKLENFLRMEKWIFDSPDQPGEMFRQFIKYFYQENRLIQGTLEIGKGVVKLANITMPVLNIYASEDHLVPPSASIPLEHYVGTDDYSAVVFKGGHIGIYVSGRAQKDIPPAIADWLKARSQITAT
- a CDS encoding ankyrin repeat domain-containing protein — its product is MVEQITAEAARRLIRERSPVILDVRDARAYSDARIPDAIHATLATINAAVRRFRRDTPLLIYCYRGHSSRDFAQLFAERGFREVYSLEGGFHAWHASGAEIQRPGPAIVRTDPAAAWLLERGGNPDDPNALLPCGTPPLVEACRAGRADLVQGLLAAGADPNCTDPGGNDALWAACRSGDVNTVALLLAAGADPNRANGAGTTSLVQAASSGKTAIVALLLQAGADPQLKAGDGPSALECAANLEVLKLLRRAHRRLNPAR
- the grxD gene encoding Grx4 family monothiol glutaredoxin, with the protein product MDVIERIEKQLRENPVILYMKGTPEFPQCGFSGRAVQILERCGVEYAYVNIFDDPELRENLKTYSQWPTFPQLYIRGELVGGSDIMLDLFEKGELQRKLAAAKDAEGSR
- the rnt gene encoding ribonuclease T, with protein sequence MSIPERPALARRFRGYLPIVVDIETSGFSPREHALLEIAAVIMGMDEAGHLYSVETHAAQVKPFPGAKLEAAALSFNRIDPHHPFRFALDEKDALHKIFGPIRAAVKAQGCTRAILVGHNPAFDLGFLNAAVERSGIKKNPFHPFTTFDTATLSGLAYGQTVLAKAVQAAGLEWDDRQAHSAIYDAEQTARLFCAIVNRWSELVAGESRGCPPSP
- a CDS encoding isocitrate/isopropylmalate dehydrogenase family protein, whose product is MHSITLIPGDGIGPAIVDAAVKVIEATGVPITWDRQLAGMAAVEKLANPLPDATLDSIRQHRLCLKGPLTTPVGGGYRSVNVSLRQTFNLYANVRPAISFEGTATPFKDVNLVIIRENTEGLYAGVEHFIKVDEERIAAESIAVITAKGSERVIRYAFEHARKAGRNKVTLVHKANILKCTAGLFLEIGREVAKDYPDIEFDDRIVDACCMQLVMKPHTFDVIVTTNLFGDILSDLAAGLIGGLGLTAGANIGRDAALFEAVHGSAPDIADLGIANPTAMILAGAMLLEHIGERSAARKIEHAVRAVIRDGRVVTPDLNPTSGYGTQDMADAIVSRISELD